The region CCAAGTGTCAGGGTTCATTGACGTTTGAGCCAAAAAAATGAGCAACTCATCCTCTGTTTTTAGTTCAAAATGTGTCACCATCAAATCACGACTCTAAAATTTTTAACAAAGAGAAATGTTTATTTATCTATCTATTTAATTATGAATTAAAGTTGGGTGGACATTTATGGAAAATATTACAACAATACTTATTGTATTTATCACAGTAGGATTAGTATTTAGCTCTGGTTGCATAGACAATACCAAAGCCAACAACACATGGGGAGAGAAGAAAATCTCCCTGGATGCTATTAAAATATCTGATAACACCACAGGCAATCATAGCGAAGGAAATGAATCCATTTATTATGTATATGGTTATATAGACAACAATAATCCTTATGAAGCCTTAAATATTAAAATGAATGTTACTACATACACTTCAAATGGCACTGTGTTCGCATTTAATGACACACCATACCTAGAACTAAATAATATACCTGCTAACGGGGAAATCTATTTCTACGCTGGTTTTTCGGATCCGAATAAGAAAATCGCCAAGTACGAGGTTAAAATTTTAGATGCAAAGGCAGAGTACTGGACTTAGCATGTCACTTGTTTATCCCCTGCGCATCACAAATCTCCCAGAACCATCCCTTCTCCTTTTTCAGTAACTCATCCCAGCTACCAAACTCAAATATCTTCCCATTATCAAAAAGATAAATATAATCTGCATTCTTAATAGTTGAAATCCTGTGGGCTATCATTAAGATGGTTATTTCCCCGTGGAGGTCATCAATTGCGTTTAATATCTTTTTCTCATTATCAGAATCAAGGTTACTGGTGGCTTCATCCATAATCAGGAGGGATGGTTTTCTTAAGATAGCCCGTGCCAGTGCCAGGCGCTGTCTTTCCCCTCCAGACAATCGAACACCACGATCACCAATAATCGTGTCCAGACCTTCAGGGAGTTTATTGACAAACTCATGCGCTGCAGCCAGTTTAAGGGAATTTTGAAGGTCTTTTTCATCAGCATCTGGACATGCCAGAAGCAGGTTAAACCGGATACTTTCATTAAAAAGAAAAGTCTCCTGGGCCACATATCCTATCTCACTCCTCCATGAACCAAGAAACTTTTCTGAAACTGAGATCCCATCTACCGTTACCACACCTTCTTCAGGCTGGATGAGACCCATAACCAGATCAGCCACTGTACTTTTACCCGCACCAGAAGGTCCGGCAATGGCCGTGGTCTTACCGGCAAGTATCCTGAGATTCAAATCTTTTATAGTGAAGTGTTTTTCACCGCTATAGGAAAACTTGACATTTTCAAAACAGATCTCATCCTTTAGTTGTATTTCCTCATCTCCATTTCCACTTGTCTCACTATTTTCCAGGCAACGCTTTTCCAGATCCATCACATTCCCAAAGGCGGGTAACATGTTAATAAAGTATTGGTAACTTCGTTGGATAGTTGAAAACTGGGGAATCATCCTTACAAAAAGATATACTAGTAAAAATAAACTGGCAGTGGGTAATTGGACAATTTCAATAAGAACATAGACCATGATGGAAAGAACGACCACAGTACCCACATCAAACAAAAGTTTCACATCAACATAACTCCTAATCGCGTCCAGGTAATTATTGGCAACCTGGTTGGCCTGTTGAGAGAATAGTTTAATGTTTTCTTCCTGCATTCCAAAGCTTTTGATGGTTTTCATGCCCTCCAAGTGCTGCATTATAGAGTAATAGAGATCCCTGGTACTGGTGGTGATCTCCTCACCACTTGAACGTGACATGCCAGCTCTTCTGCGTAGTACAAGGAGAATTGTCACTCCCACAGCAAAAATCACACCAGTGATGAGACCGGCCAGCTTAAGGGCAAAAACAATGTAAACCACTAAAATCATGATACTGGCTAAAAAAGTCAGAAATTGACCGGTTCCATTGCTTATCCGCTCGATCTCATTGGTAAGGGCATGGGCAAAATTGGACGATTTCATCTTAGAAAAGAATAACCAGTTGGAATGAGTGATAGCATTATATAATCGTTTTCTAAGGTGAGCTGCAAACTGATACTCTATTTCAGAGGATTTGATGGATTGATATCGAGTTAAAAATGCGCTGAAACTTATCACCATTACGTAAATAACCAGAACCAATACCAGTGTTTGCTGCAATCCAAAATAAGCGAAAACCCCCAATACAAGTCCATCAATCTGGCCCAGTGTTCCCTGGCCCACATCCAGACCCACCAGCCCCAAAAGAGGCACTAATATCAACAGACTCACAGCTTCGTTGAGGCTCATGAAAACCATCAATAAAATGGTAATGGCTATTTTTCGAGGCATTAATTGTGTGAGGTTTTTTGTGTACTGGTTTAAAATGCCTTTTTTAAAATTTTTCATACTGTTTTCCGTCATGACAAATATATCTCCGGTCTTAATAAACCCAAACCATAGAATTTATGATAGATATATAATTTTATCACTAATAAAAATAGCAATATGAAAATAAAAGACATGATATTATGAAAATAACCGTTAATAAAATGAAATTACATATTGGAAAGTAAAAGTAACATATTATGCCCACATTGTGCAGCTAATTATTTAATGATGAGGCTTGGTTTAAGTTGGTGACTATAATTTTTTCCTTTAATAATAATCCATCTGTTTATTCATCTGACCATTTTAATGAATTCCAATATTAGGCAGGGTAATATATTGAATGGTTCTTTTTTTCTCCGTGGTTGGAAAAAGAATGGATGAATTACTGAATTTTAAAGCTGTTTATTATAACGTTAAAGTATGACTGCTGCCTGTTAAAGTCATTTGTTAGTGCAGAACAGATTATAACGTATATTGTGCCGTTTTTTTCAATCCAAACATCTTTTTCAACTTTTTGAACCCCATTCACATTAATTTTGTGTATATTTTCAATAGCAGTTTGTCCATCAATCGTTAAATTTCTCTTTGATACTAATTGATAGCTGGGATCCTGGGTAGTATCTTTATATGTTGCATCGTAAGTA is a window of Methanobacterium sp. Maddingley MBC34 DNA encoding:
- a CDS encoding ABC-type multidrug transport system, ATPase and permease component (PFAM: ABC transporter transmembrane region; ABC transporter), which produces MKNFKKGILNQYTKNLTQLMPRKIAITILLMVFMSLNEAVSLLILVPLLGLVGLDVGQGTLGQIDGLVLGVFAYFGLQQTLVLVLVIYVMVISFSAFLTRYQSIKSSEIEYQFAAHLRKRLYNAITHSNWLFFSKMKSSNFAHALTNEIERISNGTGQFLTFLASIMILVVYIVFALKLAGLITGVIFAVGVTILLVLRRRAGMSRSSGEEITTSTRDLYYSIMQHLEGMKTIKSFGMQEENIKLFSQQANQVANNYLDAIRSYVDVKLLFDVGTVVVLSIMVYVLIEIVQLPTASLFLLVYLFVRMIPQFSTIQRSYQYFINMLPAFGNVMDLEKRCLENSETSGNGDEEIQLKDEICFENVKFSYSGEKHFTIKDLNLRILAGKTTAIAGPSGAGKSTVADLVMGLIQPEEGVVTVDGISVSEKFLGSWRSEIGYVAQETFLFNESIRFNLLLACPDADEKDLQNSLKLAAAHEFVNKLPEGLDTIIGDRGVRLSGGERQRLALARAILRKPSLLIMDEATSNLDSDNEKKILNAIDDLHGEITILMIAHRISTIKNADYIYLFDNGKIFEFGSWDELLKKEKGWFWEICDAQGINK